The DNA sequence CATTTCTTTGCAGGAGGTAGAACCGGAATAATCAACAACACGCCCTTTTCTGAAAAAAGATACaacaaaagtaataaaaaaaggaaaatataaacaaaGTTGGAGATGCGGGGTATCGAACCCCGTACCTCTCGCATGCAAAGCGAGCGCTTTACCGTTTGAGCTACATCCCCAATGTTGGGAAATATAAGCCTTAAATACACAAAAATTGTAAGCAACTTTAACAGCAACACCTTGAactatgtcaaaaaaaaaaaaaaataataataatatttaaataattttataaaatattggaaaattGTAAATTCCCGTCCTTATTCCACtcccaaaaacttaaaaaagtcATGGGAATAGGATAAGAAAAAAACCAGGAATGAGATTTAAAAAACTGATCCGCCCTGTTTACATTcctatcattatatttatttgtaaaatatgGTGTGCAAATTGTAATATAGGGAATATTACAAAGATATTATAGTTTCGTTGCATGTTGTAACAATAATAAACCTTTTCACTGAAAAAAAACTATGAACCTGATTTATTGAATAATGCtgtgagaaaaatattttaacttcaacacttttttttcaataaaatttaactttatatatatatatatatatatatatatatatatataataaataaatactgatAGGgtcatcaaattttatttatcatatgCATGAGATAAATAGTTGAccaaaaaactatattttaaatttgttaaaagtTAATCCAATAATATTATGTCCTATTATTTATTACACAAAATTGGATAACTATTGCAttttcgattaaaaaaaaaattataacattacAAATTGGGGGAAGGTGGATTTCAcataaatcaaattttgaattcaagatgTAAAGTATAATCTTAATGTTTTTCTATCACGATCAATATGTATTCTCAATCATAAAAGTTTTTATTACTAGGTAAAAATCTACAACTACAGAGTTTATAACtccataaattaatattttgcaacaattcaaaaatcatataaagtTGAAAATTTATACCATAAAAGGATGTATTctaaaaagattaattttttatttttagtgaaGCACACATAAATGTCCTAATTTACACtgaacttataattaaaaaagaaaaaaaaacagaatgtgCATTCCATAATAGGAAATTtgggttaaaaaattaattacccataaaaaaaatgattacgcagccaattcacaatttctttttttgctagaaactagggatgtcaacggagcggggcggggccggtttttaaaatcccatcCCTGTCCCCGCggggaattttacatcccatccccGCGATTTTCCCCGTTTCTTTAGATGCGGGGCGGGATCGGGGATTTTGCAGGGTGGGGACGGGGCGGGACGGTTTTCcccgttttgttttttaattgatattttttaaaaaaatttatataaaaaaattattttatgattaaaatataaagaaaatgactacaatacaataaaaatataataaaatacatcaaggaacaaatttacaattataataaaatacatatttagaaaaataaatataaaaaaaagaagaaaatgattttacataaataaaattttataaaaaaaataataaattaatatatatatatatatcggggcgggttcggggcggggttattattccccgtccccggcccgtccccgactcggtttttaggtatttgccccgagcccgccccgcatccccgaattttcggggaaaaaccgccccgttaAGGGCGGTGCACCGCGATTTCGGGGATGAACGGGGTAAATTGACATCCCTACTAGAAACCCAATTCACAATTTCAAATTTGTATCCAAACCAGTAACTTATGAATAAAAACATCTCAGcgaaaatacatatacatatataaataaaaataatttcgttgAATATTATCGGTAAGGATTTAGCCACGCGCCAGATTCTGCCTAAATCCCTAAGAAAAACCCTGCCGCCATAGCATACTTCCTCCTGGCCTTCACTCGGCGGCAAACTCTCCCCTCCCCAGGCCCATCTATATCTCTCTTCTCTGCCGGACGTCTAGTCGTCTCTCTCCCAATCCTTCATCATCCTCTTCCATTCACCGGCGGCTCACACTGCTGGTAAGAGTATATTCACCTTGACCTCTCTGTTCCCCTTTTTTCCGTTTGGCTCTAGGTTTATCCAATAATCGTACAAGTGctttgtaaaaatgttttatttttattttttgacccTTACCCATAGGGCTAGACGTCTTTTTTTGCTCTAGGGCAGTAGTTCGAAGCAGGCCAAAATCAAATTCAGTGACATATTTCAGGATTATTTAGTTTCAAATAATAgcagtctttttatttttcttttttttttattattatttttttttgtagacTTGATTTTGGTTTGTCTATAAGTCTGTTTCTTGCTTATGTTCTGGGTGGATTTTGGCTAATGAATTATGTTATCATTAGTTTGGGCCAatacccttatatatatatatgtattttttttttttttctctttggttACTTCCTTGTTCTTGGAATGATTTGAAAGCCAATGCCTGAGAGAAATTGGATTTGTTTTCATTTAGTTCTATATTTGGCAATCCATAGGAAGTAATTATTTTGGGAAAATTCTCTTTGCTGAAACTAATTGTATATTCTTTTAAGTTGGTAGCTACATGGGGGCCAAGGCAAAGAAATccttgaagaagaaattgattaaAGCTTCAATTTCCAGTCGCAAGAAAGAAGATGCTGTTTTCACGGTATTTAATTGTAGGCTTTGTAGATACTAACATTCGAtttcatttttaagttttggggtttttaatttttacttattttcttGTAATCCATGACAAAGCCATTAGTGGGTGGTCCAGAGCGTGAACTTCCTGAAGGAAAGCCAACAGAAGACACTGCAAAAGTTGTATATATTGGTCGAATACCACATGGGTTCTATGAGAAGGAAATGGAAGGTGCTTTTTAAGTTCatactatatatttattctCAGTGGTGCCTGTTTATTAATAAGCATATAATgcaatattttacaaaataaagacCGATAAAGTGATGTGCTAACTGTTATAATGCCTTATATCTTCCTTTCTTATTTACTTGTTTCATTCTAATTAGATAGTTTCTTCCAGGTTTCTTTGGACAATTTGGTGCAATCAAGAGAGTTAGAGTTGCCCGGAATAAAAGGGTTCAAGATCTAAACTGAGCTTtaataatatgtttttattttggatCTTTCATCTTTATACCATTATGTTGATAGTAACATTTTcctattaattttatgtttaacaGACAGGAAATTCGAAGCATTATGGTTTCATCGAGTTTGTGGATCCTGGGGTTGTATTCTTTCTGTTATTGTCTTATACTTAGAACCTGGTTTAAAACTTTTGTTTTATAAAGTTCCTCTTTATTAACAGTTTCTTCTGTTGCATACAGGTGGCAAAAATTGTAGCTGATACTAT is a window from the Ziziphus jujuba cultivar Dongzao chromosome 11, ASM3175591v1 genome containing:
- the LOC125419684 gene encoding uncharacterized protein LOC125419684; amino-acid sequence: MGAKAKKSLKKKLIKASISSRKKEDAVFTPLVGGPERELPEGKPTEDTAKVVYIGRIPHGFYEKEMEGFFGQFGAIKRVRVARNKRTGNSKHYGFIEFVDPGVAKIVADTMHNYLLFEHILQVHVIPPENVHPKLWKGFNYRYKPLDWVQIERKRNNKERTLEEHKKLVEQIIKRDEKRRKRIEAAGIDYECPEIVGSTQPAPKKIKFDD